In Sphingomonas sp., a single window of DNA contains:
- a CDS encoding arginine N-succinyltransferase — MSSFRIRAARDEDLQHLYEMAKLTGGGFTNLPPDKPALRAKLDRSHAAFARGEDAEVADDLFVLILENVETGDVRGTCQIFTRVGDKWPFYSYRIGTVTKHSQELKRTFRAEILSLVNDLEGCSEVGGLFLHPGERAGGLGLLLARARYLFIAQHRARFADRILAELRGVIDEAGGSPFWDGVAGRFFGMNFQQADEFNATHGNQFIADLMPKHPVYTAMLSDSARGVIGLPHPSGRAAMRMLENEGFAYESYIDIFDGGPTMTARTDQVKTVREAQRATISAIAGGGEPALVASGTLSDFQSALAQVTPSEGGITLDPVSAEALALSVGDTVLWVAR; from the coding sequence ATGAGCAGCTTCCGCATCCGCGCCGCGCGCGACGAGGATCTTCAGCATCTATACGAGATGGCGAAGCTAACTGGCGGAGGCTTCACCAATCTGCCGCCGGACAAGCCCGCCCTGAGGGCCAAGCTGGATCGCAGCCATGCCGCCTTCGCACGCGGCGAAGATGCCGAGGTCGCCGACGATCTGTTCGTGCTGATCCTCGAAAATGTCGAGACTGGCGACGTGCGCGGCACCTGCCAGATCTTCACCCGCGTCGGCGACAAATGGCCGTTCTACAGCTACCGCATCGGCACGGTCACCAAGCACAGTCAAGAACTTAAGCGGACCTTCCGCGCCGAGATCTTAAGCCTGGTCAACGACCTTGAAGGCTGCAGCGAAGTGGGGGGGCTGTTCCTCCATCCGGGCGAACGCGCCGGCGGCCTGGGGCTGCTGCTCGCCAGGGCACGCTATCTCTTCATCGCCCAGCACCGCGCACGCTTCGCCGACCGCATCCTTGCCGAACTGCGCGGGGTGATCGACGAGGCTGGCGGGTCGCCCTTCTGGGACGGCGTCGCCGGCCGCTTCTTCGGGATGAATTTCCAGCAGGCGGACGAGTTCAACGCCACCCATGGCAACCAGTTCATCGCCGACCTGATGCCGAAGCATCCGGTCTACACGGCGATGCTCTCCGATAGTGCACGCGGGGTGATCGGCTTGCCCCACCCCTCCGGTCGGGCGGCGATGCGAATGCTTGAAAATGAAGGCTTTGCATACGAGAGCTATATCGACATCTTCGATGGCGGCCCGACCATGACCGCCCGCACTGATCAGGTGAAGACCGTCCGGGAGGCGCAGCGAGCGACGATCTCCGCGATCGCCGGCGGCGGCGAGCCGGCGCTGGTCGCCTCGGGCACGCTGTCCGATTTCCAGTCGGCGCTCGCGCAGGTCACCCCGTCCGAGGGCGGCATCACCCTCGACCCCGTCTCGGCCGAGGCACTGGCCCTGTCGGTGGGCGACACCGTGCTGTGGGTGGCCCGCTGA
- a CDS encoding N-succinylarginine dihydrolase, with product MLVEINFDGIIGPSHNYAGLSPGNLAATRNRGAVSRPRAAALQGIAKMRANLALGLHQGILLPHARPDHRWLAQLGLRYEQAPPHSQAQALSASPMWAANAATVSPAPDTADGRCHLSVANLATMPHRSHEWPETLAQLRLAFADPTFAVHGPVPAPFGDEGAANHMRLAPAHDAPGVEVFVYGIAGSPFPARQHPDASAAVARRHLLDPARTLFVQQSEEAIAAGAFHNDVVAVANGRVLFAHEQAFADKDRFYAQLRTAMPEVEIVEVPAEQVSLADAIASYLFNAQLVTVPGGDTVLIVPSEARDTPAVWNWLEAHVAGNGPIRRVEVVDVRESMANGGGPACLRLRVVADPATIDPRFLVDAAKLDRIAAVIEAHWPESIDPSAIANAALVARIEAARAALFETLDLVELLDTLP from the coding sequence ATGCTGGTAGAGATCAATTTCGACGGCATCATCGGGCCCAGTCACAATTATGCAGGCCTGAGCCCCGGCAATCTCGCCGCTACGCGCAACCGCGGCGCGGTCTCCCGCCCACGTGCCGCCGCGCTGCAAGGAATCGCCAAGATGCGCGCCAATCTCGCGCTCGGGCTGCACCAGGGCATCCTCCTCCCCCACGCCCGGCCCGACCATCGCTGGCTCGCCCAGCTTGGGCTCCGCTATGAACAGGCACCGCCGCACAGCCAGGCGCAGGCGCTGTCCGCCTCGCCGATGTGGGCCGCCAATGCCGCCACCGTCTCGCCCGCGCCCGACACCGCCGACGGTCGCTGCCACCTGAGCGTCGCCAATCTGGCGACCATGCCCCATCGCAGCCACGAATGGCCCGAGACGCTGGCGCAACTCCGCCTCGCCTTCGCAGACCCAACCTTCGCGGTGCACGGCCCGGTACCGGCCCCCTTCGGCGATGAGGGCGCGGCCAACCATATGCGGCTCGCACCCGCGCACGACGCGCCGGGCGTGGAGGTGTTCGTCTACGGCATCGCCGGCAGCCCCTTCCCCGCCCGCCAGCACCCCGATGCCAGCGCCGCGGTCGCGCGCCGCCACCTGCTCGATCCCGCGCGCACCCTGTTCGTCCAGCAATCTGAAGAGGCCATCGCTGCCGGCGCCTTCCATAACGACGTCGTCGCAGTGGCCAATGGCCGTGTGTTGTTCGCGCATGAACAGGCCTTCGCCGACAAGGACCGCTTCTACGCCCAATTGCGCACCGCGATGCCCGAAGTCGAGATCGTCGAAGTGCCCGCCGAGCAGGTGAGCCTCGCCGACGCGATCGCCTCCTATCTGTTCAACGCCCAGCTGGTCACCGTGCCGGGCGGCGACACCGTGCTGATCGTGCCGAGCGAAGCGCGCGATACGCCCGCAGTGTGGAACTGGCTGGAGGCGCATGTCGCCGGCAACGGTCCGATCCGCCGGGTCGAGGTGGTCGATGTGCGCGAATCCATGGCCAATGGCGGCGGTCCCGCCTGCCTCCGCCTGCGCGTCGTCGCCGATCCTGCGACTATCGACCCGCGCTTCCTGGTCGATGCCGCCAAGCTCGATCGCATCGCCGCGGTCATCGAGGCGCATTGGCCCGAGTCGATCGATCCAAGCGCCATCGCCAATGCGGCGCTGGTCGCCCGTATCGAAGCTGCGCGCGCGGCGCTGTTCGAGACGCTCGACCTTGTCGAGTTACTTGACACTTTACCATGA